From a region of the Leptospiraceae bacterium genome:
- a CDS encoding ATP-binding protein codes for MFFSFSLLNKPSPEIEILGIPDEYSNLVFEPFYRISKFVDDAYNTLNLGIGLSLVKAVIKKHNGDVRISNIKDFTARSGDTVKVNLEIELPIIE; via the coding sequence ATTTTTTTTTCATTTTCTCTTCTTAATAAGCCCTCACCCGAAATCGAAATTTTAGGTATTCCAGATGAATACTCAAATCTTGTATTCGAACCATTTTATAGAATTTCAAAATTTGTAGATGATGCATATAACACTTTAAATCTTGGAATTGGATTATCTCTCGTTAAAGCAGTAATAAAAAAACACAATGGAGATGTTAGAATATCGAACATAAAAGATTTTACTGCAAGGAGCGGTGACACTGTTAAGGTGAACCTAGAAATAGAACTACCCATTATAGAATAA
- a CDS encoding 7TM-DISM domain-containing protein codes for MNQKLSIILTFVFFSIFFYSCADNGIFKPQVVKGVIDLRSWDFQKEVVSLDGDWEFYPYEFIEPGSIDTRKENHPIFLPIPGFWNDVIKKGEGYGTYRIRMLLPEGLNIPLAFKVSENGTAYVMYANGKKISTNGRIGKTKETSSPQMLPLISESIQPEKEIEILFHVSNFHYRDGGLWYSLFLGQDSSIRQIREKKLYLTFFLCGSILIMAVYHLTIFFFRRKDKSPLFFSLFCFVIIINLLSSGERYLSYLYRDDPLFILSKIEYLCYYFGVPFFAHMLHLLFPEEFKKRVIKIIWSVTIPFSLVVIFTGSSFYTHTVFYFHGFTILCFIYFFYVILFGIIHKREGTWIILFGSLILILGCVNDILHSAEVIHTQFVVPQALLGFIFAQSVILSMRFSKAFNEVEKLTQNLTELNLGLEDTVIQRTIEYKTQKEIAESANKIKDKFVSIVSHDLRSTTCIHRFYFR; via the coding sequence ATGAACCAAAAACTGTCAATTATCCTCACCTTTGTATTCTTTTCCATTTTTTTCTATTCCTGTGCGGATAATGGCATCTTTAAACCTCAAGTAGTAAAAGGCGTCATTGATCTTAGGAGTTGGGATTTTCAAAAAGAAGTTGTCTCCCTAGACGGAGATTGGGAATTCTATCCTTACGAATTTATTGAGCCCGGTAGTATAGATACACGAAAGGAAAATCATCCTATATTTCTTCCAATTCCAGGATTTTGGAATGATGTAATAAAAAAGGGAGAAGGGTATGGCACCTATCGTATTAGAATGCTTTTACCAGAAGGATTAAATATACCATTAGCATTCAAGGTATCAGAGAATGGAACGGCTTATGTGATGTATGCGAACGGAAAGAAAATTTCTACCAATGGAAGGATTGGCAAGACAAAAGAAACTAGTTCCCCTCAAATGCTTCCTTTGATTAGCGAAAGTATTCAACCTGAGAAAGAGATAGAAATACTATTTCATGTTTCCAATTTTCATTATCGCGACGGTGGACTTTGGTATTCTCTTTTTTTGGGGCAAGATAGTAGTATCCGCCAGATTAGAGAAAAAAAATTATACTTAACTTTTTTCTTATGCGGAAGCATTCTTATTATGGCTGTGTATCACCTGACAATCTTCTTCTTTAGAAGAAAGGACAAGTCTCCCTTATTTTTCAGCTTATTCTGCTTTGTAATTATCATAAATCTTTTGAGTTCTGGTGAAAGGTATTTAAGTTATCTCTATCGGGATGATCCCCTTTTTATACTCAGTAAAATTGAATATCTCTGTTATTATTTTGGTGTTCCTTTTTTTGCTCATATGTTGCATTTACTTTTCCCCGAAGAGTTTAAAAAGAGGGTAATAAAGATTATCTGGTCAGTTACCATTCCATTTTCCTTGGTAGTTATTTTTACTGGCAGTTCGTTTTATACGCATACAGTTTTTTACTTTCATGGTTTTACAATTCTTTGTTTTATCTATTTCTTTTACGTTATTCTTTTTGGTATCATTCATAAAAGAGAGGGAACTTGGATTATTCTTTTCGGTTCTCTCATTCTTATACTTGGATGCGTAAATGATATATTGCATTCGGCGGAAGTAATCCATACACAATTCGTAGTTCCACAGGCTTTGTTAGGATTTATTTTTGCACAGTCGGTTATTTTATCTATGCGATTTTCTAAGGCATTTAATGAGGTAGAAAAACTTACGCAAAATCTAACCGAACTAAACTTGGGGCTAGAAGACACAGTCATTCAACGGACAATTGAATATAAAACCCAAAAAGAAATTGCTGAGAGTGCGAATAAAATAAAAGATAAGTTTGTATCCATTGTTTCGCATGATTTGCGTTCTACTACGTGCATTCATAGATTCTATTTTAGATGA
- a CDS encoding HAMP domain-containing histidine kinase gives MICVLLRAFIDSILDELSPQGLIKNISFQCGIPESDTIQIDPELFSQVIRNLVTNAIKFSHNKGIIKIDFIQEDKDYILFIKDYGVGMSADNLKNLFDPEGVKSSLGTSGEQGSGMGLFICKYVVEAHNGKLHIESMEGVGTICKIRLPFLTNMGII, from the coding sequence ATGATTTGCGTTCTACTACGTGCATTCATAGATTCTATTTTAGATGAATTAAGTCCACAGGGGTTAATAAAGAATATCTCCTTTCAGTGCGGAATACCCGAATCGGATACAATTCAAATTGATCCGGAACTTTTTTCACAAGTAATTCGAAATCTAGTCACGAATGCAATTAAGTTTAGTCATAATAAAGGCATTATCAAAATCGATTTCATTCAAGAGGATAAAGACTATATACTTTTCATAAAAGATTATGGAGTAGGGATGTCTGCGGATAATTTAAAAAATCTATTTGATCCAGAAGGCGTTAAAAGTAGTTTAGGAACTTCTGGAGAGCAGGGAAGTGGTATGGGGCTTTTTATTTGTAAGTATGTTGTAGAAGCGCATAATGGCAAACTCCATATTGAAAGCATGGAAGGAGTAGGCACGATTTGCAAAATTCGGCTGCCTTTTCTGACTAATATGGGAATTATTTAG
- a CDS encoding response regulator transcription factor yields MTEKIFRIIVADDHSVVTEGIRVILKSDIRFKICGIFANADSVLKFLEQEEIDIIVLDIDMPGANKFSLLKAIKENYPLVKVVIFTMHEGMNYFFDARKNGADSYALKSESITFLPSILMQTLKGIFYCSDAVKVHLSKDAKKKSLTPIENEIFDFLSQGFRYNEIAEKINKSEKTIEYYIYKLRKKYNVQSNAELILQLKEMYSK; encoded by the coding sequence ATGACAGAAAAAATATTTCGAATCATCGTAGCAGACGACCATTCTGTAGTTACAGAGGGAATTCGTGTTATCTTAAAAAGCGATATTAGATTTAAGATATGCGGAATCTTCGCCAATGCTGATTCTGTTTTAAAATTTCTAGAACAAGAAGAGATAGATATCATTGTGCTTGATATTGACATGCCCGGAGCAAATAAATTTAGTTTATTAAAAGCGATTAAAGAGAATTATCCCCTAGTTAAAGTTGTGATATTTACCATGCATGAAGGAATGAATTATTTTTTTGATGCAAGAAAAAACGGAGCCGATTCGTATGCGCTCAAATCAGAATCCATAACATTTCTACCGAGTATTTTGATGCAGACATTAAAAGGAATCTTTTATTGCTCTGATGCAGTAAAGGTTCATCTTTCCAAAGATGCAAAGAAGAAATCATTAACACCAATCGAAAACGAAATTTTTGATTTTCTATCACAAGGATTTCGTTACAATGAAATTGCAGAAAAAATAAATAAATCCGAGAAAACAATAGAATACTATATTTATAAACTCAGAAAAAAATACAACGTCCAAAGCAATGCTGAATTAATATTACAACTCAAAGAAATGTATTCTAAATAA